A region from the Flavobacterium enshiense genome encodes:
- a CDS encoding PQQ-binding-like beta-propeller repeat protein: MNKITLFTLFFLSLNLNAQTEFFTSEIYLSENSKQTFYSAISVSDNYAYFVANDYNLYAFDKKNGSLIWKKYLASKTNMPPIIHQNTVIANRYLDNSEASIMLDALTGDELKTLSIGPIKTDPFFKDNIMYCTALQDGGNIMAYDLTNNQIVWKKFIAHGVEVQPYFFQDKIVANAEGDNWFEMDYEGKSLDTRCKNKMTLNDDSEICVRNFKRLTHNQKEISEKILQQDYDFDIRYEKDKTILLNQNQLTIINNKNKVFRQVVLDEVLEFPETATIENDYKSICQITDNKIWVFYQNLLALYDIESNAVLRTIDLTKWNPHRIAMDGDNLWIISRNDAQLHGIRIN, from the coding sequence ATGAATAAAATTACACTTTTTACCCTATTTTTTTTGAGCTTGAATCTGAACGCTCAAACCGAGTTTTTTACTTCTGAAATTTATTTGTCTGAAAATAGCAAGCAAACTTTTTATTCTGCAATCAGCGTAAGCGACAACTATGCTTATTTTGTTGCTAATGATTACAACCTGTATGCTTTTGATAAAAAAAATGGCAGTTTGATCTGGAAGAAATATTTGGCCAGTAAAACGAATATGCCTCCAATAATTCATCAGAATACAGTTATAGCAAACAGATATCTTGATAATTCTGAAGCAAGCATTATGCTGGATGCTTTAACGGGAGATGAACTCAAAACCTTAAGCATAGGCCCAATAAAGACCGATCCGTTTTTTAAGGACAACATCATGTATTGTACGGCTTTACAGGACGGCGGAAATATTATGGCCTATGATTTAACTAACAATCAAATTGTCTGGAAAAAATTTATTGCTCACGGTGTAGAAGTTCAGCCGTATTTTTTTCAGGACAAAATTGTAGCCAATGCCGAAGGTGATAACTGGTTTGAAATGGATTATGAAGGAAAGTCGCTGGACACCCGTTGCAAAAACAAAATGACCCTTAACGATGACAGTGAAATATGTGTCAGAAATTTTAAGCGACTGACACATAATCAAAAAGAGATTTCTGAAAAGATTCTTCAACAGGATTATGACTTCGATATCCGTTACGAAAAGGATAAAACGATCCTTTTAAACCAAAATCAACTGACGATTATCAACAATAAAAATAAAGTTTTCAGACAAGTGGTTTTAGACGAGGTTCTCGAATTCCCCGAAACAGCTACTATCGAAAATGATTACAAAAGTATTTGTCAGATAACAGACAATAAGATTTGGGTTTTTTATCAGAACCTTTTAGCGCTTTACGATATTGAAAGCAATGCGGTTTTAAGGACGATTGATTTGACAAAATGGAATCCGCACAGAATAGCTATGGATGGAGACAATTTATGGATTATTTCCAGAAACGATGCTCAGTTGCATGGCATCAGAATAAATTAG
- a CDS encoding FkbM family methyltransferase: protein MLKLLINLAYQFWPSLYKKRYYKTLDSLSTGNYKCEPELLYIQQILKPDSVFIDIGTNKGIYLYQAEKVVTNGRIIGFEPNKSLVNYIKPLFPKAEIYPFAVSSKSGTAVLNIPKKGNGLQDTRASLEAMGEDVEKVEIQMVTLDGFAKEKSLSKIDVVKIDVEGHEFDSVKGCENILKTIKPIFIIEIELRHAHYPIHEIFEYIKGFGYEVFYFDRKNLKTVPFDYNQMADFQKDEYLNDFNRYINNFIFIPN from the coding sequence ATGCTGAAACTATTAATCAATTTGGCCTATCAATTTTGGCCGTCGTTATACAAAAAGCGTTATTACAAAACCCTGGACTCATTGTCAACCGGGAATTACAAATGCGAACCCGAGTTGTTGTATATCCAGCAAATCCTGAAACCGGATTCGGTGTTTATCGACATCGGAACCAACAAAGGGATTTATCTGTATCAGGCAGAAAAGGTGGTTACGAACGGAAGGATAATCGGTTTCGAACCCAACAAAAGTTTGGTGAATTACATCAAACCATTGTTTCCGAAAGCAGAGATTTATCCGTTTGCTGTTTCGTCAAAATCAGGAACAGCGGTTTTGAACATTCCAAAAAAAGGGAATGGACTGCAGGATACTCGAGCCTCGTTGGAAGCAATGGGGGAGGACGTGGAGAAAGTCGAAATTCAAATGGTGACTTTGGATGGATTTGCAAAAGAGAAAAGCCTTTCGAAAATAGATGTAGTGAAAATAGATGTGGAAGGTCACGAATTTGATTCGGTAAAAGGTTGCGAAAACATCCTGAAAACCATCAAACCAATTTTCATCATAGAAATTGAATTGCGCCACGCCCATTATCCCATTCACGAAATTTTTGAATACATAAAAGGTTTTGGTTACGAAGTATTTTACTTCGACAGAAAAAACCTGAAAACCGTTCCGTTTGATTACAACCAGATGGCCGATTTTCAAAAAGACGAATACCTGAACGATTTTAACCGATATATCAATAACTTTATTTTTATTCCGAATTGA
- a CDS encoding lipopolysaccharide biosynthesis protein, with the protein MSVVARQSLKYSIVGYFSTLIGILSTVFLYPHDLDFAGKIQYILPTALLALPLVTFGIMHANVRFYPRMEQSQNQHNLLKYSIWFIIRNFVIVTVLFWGLSYFIEQIRQTQFYAFGEYIFPVMLCLALIQLFSRFISIRKRIVVPNIFENVFPKLGLIFAFGAYFFLKVEAATAIWIVVLFFVFALIGMFFYVQRLDRFTGKTSFAFLKENNFQKELMQYSFYTFFGSLGSIVALNIDAFMIGEFIDDFSQLAIYNTSANLVRMITVPALGVYTISAPIIAKYIEENNMSDLKDLHHKTSLYLFTMGAVLFGLVASGIEDLFGLMKNGSELAQGLPVVYILGFALLFDLATGFNGYIITNSKYYKFNNTTTIALALLTVVNNLIFLLIFKMGIIGVAIATTISLTVYNLIKIGFNYKKFGVHPFSSKYLYVLGLLTVVLAVGKFLPDFDNKFITLCYKPAVAFVIFALGNQIFKIIPLKEVMPKSLFGKK; encoded by the coding sequence ATGAGTGTTGTCGCGCGTCAAAGTTTAAAATACAGTATCGTAGGCTATTTCAGTACGTTGATAGGTATCCTGTCGACGGTTTTCTTATATCCGCATGATTTGGATTTTGCCGGGAAAATACAATACATTTTACCCACCGCTTTGCTTGCTTTACCATTGGTGACATTTGGGATCATGCACGCAAATGTTCGCTTTTACCCTAGAATGGAGCAGTCGCAAAACCAACACAATCTTTTGAAGTATTCCATTTGGTTTATTATTAGAAATTTTGTGATTGTCACCGTTTTGTTTTGGGGGCTTTCTTATTTTATCGAACAAATCAGGCAAACCCAGTTTTACGCCTTTGGAGAATACATTTTTCCGGTGATGTTGTGTTTGGCTTTGATTCAGCTGTTTTCGCGCTTTATTTCGATTAGAAAACGAATTGTTGTTCCCAATATTTTCGAAAACGTTTTTCCGAAATTAGGTTTGATTTTTGCTTTCGGCGCTTATTTCTTTTTGAAAGTGGAGGCCGCCACAGCGATTTGGATCGTGGTGTTGTTTTTTGTGTTCGCACTTATAGGAATGTTCTTTTACGTGCAGCGTTTGGACCGATTCACAGGAAAGACATCGTTTGCCTTCCTAAAAGAAAATAATTTCCAGAAAGAACTGATGCAATATTCGTTCTACACCTTCTTTGGAAGCTTAGGTTCGATCGTTGCGCTTAATATTGATGCTTTCATGATAGGCGAGTTTATAGACGATTTCTCCCAATTAGCCATTTACAATACTTCGGCCAATTTAGTGCGCATGATTACTGTTCCGGCATTGGGTGTGTACACGATTTCGGCACCCATCATTGCAAAGTACATCGAAGAAAACAATATGTCTGATTTGAAAGACCTGCACCATAAAACCTCTTTGTATCTGTTTACCATGGGGGCGGTTTTGTTCGGATTGGTCGCTTCAGGTATTGAAGATTTGTTCGGGTTAATGAAAAACGGCAGCGAATTGGCACAAGGGCTTCCGGTCGTCTACATTCTGGGCTTCGCGCTCTTGTTTGATTTAGCCACCGGATTTAATGGTTACATTATCACAAATTCTAAATATTATAAATTCAATAATACAACCACAATTGCTTTGGCTTTACTGACAGTAGTAAACAACCTTATTTTCCTTCTGATTTTCAAAATGGGAATTATCGGGGTAGCCATTGCGACCACTATTTCATTAACTGTCTACAATCTGATTAAAATAGGTTTCAATTATAAAAAGTTTGGTGTGCATCCTTTTAGCAGTAAGTATCTTTATGTTTTGGGACTTTTGACTGTTGTTCTTGCCGTTGGGAAATTCTTGCCGGATTTTGACAATAAATTTATCACCCTGTGTTATAAACCAGCCGTTGCTTTTGTGATTTTTGCTTTGGGTAATCAAATCTTCAAAATCATTCCGTTGAAAGAGGTCATGCCGAAATCGCTTTTTGGGAAGAAATAA
- a CDS encoding LytTR family transcriptional regulator DNA-binding domain-containing protein — translation MIHTENQKVITAMNIKTIQDQLPKAIFVRVSKSYIINTKQIESVDNNTVYIGKNEIPIGNIYRDYFFNEFVTKKIVKR, via the coding sequence GTGATACACACCGAAAATCAAAAAGTGATTACAGCCATGAATATTAAAACCATCCAGGATCAGCTGCCCAAGGCTATATTTGTAAGAGTAAGCAAGTCTTACATTATTAATACAAAGCAAATAGAATCTGTGGATAACAATACGGTATACATTGGCAAAAACGAAATTCCCATCGGAAATATTTACAGGGATTACTTTTTTAATGAATTTGTCACTAAAAAAATTGTGAAGCGCTAG
- a CDS encoding TonB-dependent receptor — translation MKNKIEGCLLFFFAFVFSAYAQETNEKYTLSGTVANKSNNETLIGVNITIPEANISVATNSYGFYSITLPKGEYTLVISYVGFDSVEEKISLVQNTKRNFVMNESSKSLDEVVIQSNKTKVNIRKPEMSTNKLSIATIKKMPAVMGEVDVLKSVLQLPGVTNAQEGATGFNVRGGSVDGNLVLLDEATVYNTSHLFGFFSVFNSDVIKDLKLYKGGIPANYGGRVSSVLDIYQKEGNNKEFHMNGGIGAISSRLLAEGPIFKEKSSFVVAGRASYAHLFLKMANESNSAYFYDINAKLNYKFNDKNNVFVSGYFGNDNFNINDDIINTYGNSLFNVRWNHVFSGKIFSNASVIYSDYTYGLKLKIVGINWESDIKNYSFKYDFKHYVSDKLSLNYGINSIYYKFNPGTIGAFNESATIIPDQIPKKYGFENAIYISAEQKLSNKLSVNYGLRYSNFQRMGEQEINTYANNQPVVFNSELGIYESATPTGTIKYGKNEKIIGFDHLEPRLAVAYSLNNNQSFKASYNRMSQYIHLISNTASVSPLDIWAPSDQYLKPEILDQVALGYFQNIKEGAYSLEVETFYKKIKNKADYIDGAQLIANDAIEEVLLNGEARSYGLEMMFRKNTGKLNGWVSYTLSKAEQRTPGRTPDETGINGGEWYRANYDKLHNLSVTTSYELTDKWSFGGIFTFQTGKAATFPNGKYQYYGVTVASYGLRNENSLSAYHHLDVSATYKPKPEKKKGWQSEWVFSIYNIYNRSNAAAYSFGQNTETGISEAKRTSIFGIVPSVTYNFKF, via the coding sequence ATGAAAAACAAAATCGAGGGTTGCTTACTGTTCTTTTTTGCATTTGTATTTAGTGCATATGCACAGGAAACAAACGAAAAGTATACTCTTAGCGGAACAGTAGCCAACAAATCAAATAACGAAACGCTGATTGGTGTAAACATTACTATTCCCGAAGCAAATATTTCGGTTGCGACCAATTCCTACGGTTTCTACTCTATAACGTTGCCAAAAGGAGAATATACGCTTGTGATCAGTTATGTGGGATTTGACAGTGTGGAAGAAAAAATTTCTTTAGTACAAAACACAAAAAGAAATTTCGTGATGAATGAAAGCAGCAAATCGCTCGATGAGGTTGTAATCCAATCCAATAAGACCAAGGTGAACATCCGAAAACCTGAAATGAGTACCAACAAACTTTCTATTGCAACCATTAAAAAAATGCCTGCTGTGATGGGAGAAGTCGATGTTTTAAAATCGGTCTTACAACTGCCCGGCGTTACTAACGCGCAGGAAGGAGCTACGGGCTTTAATGTTCGAGGAGGTTCCGTTGATGGGAATCTGGTATTGCTGGATGAAGCTACGGTTTACAATACCTCGCATTTGTTTGGTTTTTTCTCCGTTTTTAATTCAGATGTAATTAAAGACCTGAAATTATACAAAGGAGGAATACCTGCAAATTATGGAGGAAGAGTTTCCTCTGTACTTGACATTTATCAAAAGGAAGGAAATAATAAAGAATTTCATATGAACGGTGGTATAGGTGCAATATCAAGCCGTTTATTAGCCGAAGGTCCGATTTTCAAAGAAAAAAGCTCGTTTGTGGTGGCCGGGAGAGCTTCTTATGCCCATCTTTTTCTGAAAATGGCCAACGAGTCTAATTCGGCTTATTTCTACGATATCAATGCAAAGCTGAATTATAAGTTCAACGATAAGAATAATGTTTTTGTTTCCGGATATTTTGGCAACGATAATTTTAATATTAACGATGATATTATAAATACTTATGGGAATTCGCTCTTCAACGTAAGATGGAATCATGTGTTTTCGGGTAAAATATTTTCTAACGCTTCGGTAATCTACAGTGATTATACTTATGGGTTAAAGCTGAAAATTGTTGGGATCAATTGGGAATCGGATATTAAAAATTACAGTTTCAAATACGATTTCAAACATTATGTATCCGACAAGTTGTCTTTAAATTATGGGATAAATTCGATTTACTACAAATTCAATCCCGGAACTATCGGCGCTTTTAATGAATCGGCTACTATTATTCCAGACCAGATTCCAAAGAAATACGGATTTGAAAACGCGATATACATCAGTGCCGAACAAAAGCTGTCCAACAAACTGTCAGTGAATTATGGGCTCCGATACAGCAATTTTCAAAGAATGGGCGAACAGGAAATAAACACTTATGCCAATAATCAGCCCGTTGTGTTCAATTCGGAATTGGGGATTTACGAAAGCGCAACACCAACAGGAACCATAAAATATGGTAAAAACGAGAAAATTATTGGGTTTGATCATCTCGAACCACGTCTGGCGGTGGCTTACTCGTTGAACAACAATCAATCCTTTAAGGCGAGTTATAACCGCATGAGCCAATACATCCACCTAATTTCTAATACAGCTTCGGTTTCTCCGCTTGATATTTGGGCCCCGAGTGATCAATATTTAAAGCCAGAAATTTTAGATCAGGTGGCATTGGGGTATTTTCAGAACATAAAAGAAGGAGCCTATTCGTTGGAAGTTGAAACCTTTTATAAAAAGATAAAAAATAAAGCCGATTATATCGATGGAGCCCAATTAATCGCAAACGATGCCATTGAGGAAGTATTGTTGAATGGTGAAGCGCGTTCCTACGGATTGGAAATGATGTTCAGGAAAAATACTGGAAAGCTTAACGGCTGGGTTTCCTACACGCTTTCCAAAGCCGAGCAGAGGACGCCGGGAAGAACACCGGATGAGACTGGAATTAATGGAGGAGAATGGTACCGTGCGAATTATGATAAACTCCACAATTTGTCTGTTACGACTTCTTATGAATTAACCGATAAATGGAGTTTCGGCGGGATTTTTACTTTTCAGACCGGTAAGGCGGCAACGTTTCCTAACGGAAAATACCAGTATTATGGGGTAACTGTTGCAAGTTATGGTTTAAGGAACGAGAACTCGTTGTCGGCTTATCACCATCTTGATGTATCGGCAACATACAAACCGAAACCCGAAAAGAAAAAAGGGTGGCAAAGTGAATGGGTTTTCAGTATTTATAATATCTATAACAGAAGTAATGCCGCAGCATATTCTTTCGGACAAAATACGGAAACCGGTATAAGTGAAGCCAAAAGGACATCTATATTCGGAATTGTTCCGAGTGTAACCTACAATTTTAAATTCTAA
- a CDS encoding DUF4249 domain-containing protein codes for MKIFSRILVLALGLFLTACTEVIDVDLDTASPKLVIDASIDWIKNTPGNEQKIKLSTTTGYYSSEFPTVSGATVFITNSANTVFNFFETGGVGEYICTDFVPVIGETYLLTVVLNGETYTATETLIEVPVIESTITQNDAGGFGGDQTEIRFSYQDNGAQENYYMTGIKTVHVAFPEYSLESDEFYQGNQIVEFYFNEDLEQGDLVNIKLYGVSKRFYEYFNKILLATGNDGNPFQATPTAVKGNIVNQTNVKNYALGFFRLSEVDSRDYTIQ; via the coding sequence ATGAAAATATTCAGCAGAATTTTAGTCCTTGCGCTCGGTCTGTTTTTGACAGCCTGTACAGAAGTGATTGATGTAGATTTAGATACGGCTTCACCGAAATTGGTAATTGATGCCTCTATTGATTGGATTAAAAACACGCCGGGAAACGAACAGAAAATTAAATTGTCTACAACAACAGGATATTATAGTTCTGAATTTCCTACGGTTTCCGGGGCAACGGTTTTTATAACCAATTCAGCCAATACGGTTTTTAATTTTTTTGAAACAGGTGGTGTTGGTGAATACATTTGTACCGATTTTGTGCCTGTTATAGGTGAAACTTATCTGTTAACGGTTGTTTTAAACGGTGAAACTTACACGGCAACAGAAACCTTAATTGAGGTGCCGGTAATTGAAAGCACAATTACCCAAAATGATGCGGGAGGTTTTGGAGGAGATCAAACGGAAATCCGCTTTTCATATCAGGATAATGGCGCTCAGGAGAATTATTATATGACCGGTATAAAAACGGTTCATGTGGCTTTCCCGGAATATTCCCTTGAATCCGATGAATTTTATCAGGGTAACCAAATAGTAGAATTTTATTTTAATGAAGACCTTGAGCAAGGTGATTTGGTAAACATAAAACTGTATGGTGTTTCGAAACGGTTTTATGAGTATTTCAATAAAATCTTATTAGCAACAGGAAATGATGGTAATCCGTTTCAAGCCACTCCAACTGCGGTTAAAGGTAATATTGTCAATCAAACCAATGTTAAAAACTATGCTTTAGGATTTTTCCGACTGTCTGAGGTTGATAGCAGGGATTATACGATACAATAA
- a CDS encoding DUF1801 domain-containing protein: MSRIDKLIREVIPEIRSTTKWHKPSQPLGVPFYGLPDKGWMIALWSFKDSVGIGFIAGTLLHPEPPVAKMAGPWNRAIEYKARRIDIHDDTEFDEKLIRSWLKQALELPGWSKID; encoded by the coding sequence GTGTCACGTATTGACAAACTCATAAGAGAAGTAATACCCGAAATTAGATCTACTACAAAATGGCATAAACCTTCCCAACCGCTTGGTGTGCCTTTTTACGGACTGCCAGATAAAGGTTGGATGATTGCTCTTTGGTCGTTCAAGGACAGCGTAGGGATTGGATTTATAGCCGGAACACTTCTGCACCCCGAACCTCCGGTGGCAAAAATGGCGGGACCATGGAACAGAGCGATAGAATACAAGGCTCGTAGAATTGATATTCATGACGACACAGAGTTCGATGAGAAACTGATACGTTCATGGTTGAAACAAGCCCTAGAATTACCTGGATGGAGTAAAATAGATTAA
- a CDS encoding serine hydrolase domain-containing protein, whose translation MNHTFLKIVMTVLLLHSCIGNGIHAQIKDDTVKKIEATYPVIDKMFSDYAKQNHFPGLVYGLVVNGKLIHTGNFGYLNTSQKNTANSKSEFRIASMTKSFTAMAIVKLRDEGKLKLDDPISLYIPEMAAQKYLTTDASPITIRHLLTHAAGFPEDNPWGDRQMAKTDEEFIAMIKKGISFSNDPGLKYEYSNMGYAMLGYIIKKVSGLSYQTYITKNILEPLGMMHTYFEYSKVPPNELAHGYRWLNDQWVEQPMLHDGTYGAMGGMITSIEDFGKYTALHLSAWPPRNDTDNGPIKRSSIREMQFPSNMGSFDPQNTYPYDRICPTVGAYCYGLGWRKYCNNNVYVGHSGGLPGFGSNWKIMPDYGIGIISFSNLTYANMNLINLKVLDTVISLAKLKPHQLPVSAILNQRKNELISLLPEWKNPEAKHIFAENFFMDYFPDSLRKEATTLFNKAGKIIKTGELIPENNLRGSFILEGENIDIEISFTLTPENPPLIQEYNIKEIKKSKK comes from the coding sequence ATGAACCATACATTTTTAAAGATTGTAATGACAGTATTACTTCTTCATAGCTGCATTGGCAACGGAATCCATGCGCAGATTAAGGATGACACAGTTAAAAAAATTGAAGCCACCTACCCTGTTATTGACAAAATGTTTAGCGACTATGCCAAACAAAATCATTTTCCCGGATTGGTGTACGGACTGGTAGTAAACGGAAAGTTAATCCATACCGGGAATTTCGGTTATTTAAACACTTCACAAAAAAATACAGCAAATAGTAAATCAGAATTCAGGATTGCTTCAATGACAAAGAGTTTTACAGCTATGGCAATTGTAAAACTTAGGGATGAAGGCAAACTTAAGCTCGATGATCCGATATCCCTATATATTCCCGAAATGGCAGCGCAAAAGTATCTGACTACAGATGCCTCCCCCATAACTATTCGTCATTTACTGACTCACGCGGCGGGGTTTCCGGAAGACAATCCTTGGGGAGACCGCCAAATGGCTAAAACAGATGAAGAATTTATTGCTATGATTAAAAAAGGAATTTCTTTTTCAAATGACCCGGGATTAAAATATGAATACAGCAATATGGGTTATGCCATGCTGGGCTATATCATTAAAAAGGTTTCCGGATTGTCTTATCAAACCTATATCACTAAAAACATTTTGGAACCTCTCGGTATGATGCATACTTATTTTGAGTACAGCAAAGTACCTCCAAATGAACTCGCGCATGGATACCGTTGGCTCAATGACCAATGGGTAGAACAACCCATGTTGCATGATGGCACTTATGGAGCTATGGGCGGTATGATTACTTCCATTGAAGATTTCGGCAAATATACTGCATTGCATCTTTCTGCCTGGCCTCCGCGAAATGATACAGACAATGGCCCCATAAAAAGAAGCTCTATCCGTGAAATGCAGTTTCCTTCAAACATGGGTTCTTTTGATCCTCAAAACACTTATCCTTATGATCGTATATGCCCTACGGTAGGAGCCTATTGTTATGGTTTGGGCTGGAGAAAATATTGCAACAACAACGTATATGTCGGACATAGTGGCGGATTGCCGGGTTTTGGAAGCAATTGGAAAATAATGCCTGACTACGGAATAGGGATTATCTCTTTCAGCAATCTTACTTATGCCAATATGAATCTGATAAACTTAAAAGTTTTAGACACAGTTATATCCCTTGCAAAACTGAAACCACATCAATTACCCGTATCGGCTATATTAAATCAGAGAAAAAATGAATTAATCAGTTTATTGCCTGAATGGAAGAATCCAGAGGCAAAGCATATTTTTGCGGAGAACTTTTTTATGGATTATTTCCCAGATTCTTTAAGAAAAGAAGCAACTACCCTGTTTAATAAAGCCGGTAAAATAATTAAAACGGGAGAACTTATTCCTGAAAACAATCTGAGAGGATCATTCATTTTGGAAGGGGAAAATATTGATATAGAAATAAGTTTTACGCTAACACCTGAGAATCCGCCATTGATTCAGGAATATAATATTAAAGAAATAAAGAAAAGCAAAAAATAG
- a CDS encoding VOC family protein, with product MAQINPHINFNGNAEEAFNFYKSVFGGEFATIVRFKDLPSDPDNTWAESEANKIMHIALPIGKSNMLMANDVPQSMGRVNENENRSKISISAESKEEADKLFNGLSAGGQIEFPIEDSPWGSYFGMFRDKYGIEWMVNFDPRLTDKE from the coding sequence ATGGCACAAATTAATCCTCATATTAACTTCAACGGAAACGCCGAAGAAGCATTTAATTTTTACAAATCCGTTTTTGGTGGCGAATTCGCCACGATTGTCCGTTTCAAAGATTTACCAAGCGACCCAGACAATACGTGGGCTGAAAGTGAAGCAAATAAAATAATGCACATTGCTCTGCCTATAGGCAAAAGCAATATGTTAATGGCAAATGATGTCCCGCAAAGTATGGGGCGGGTAAACGAAAACGAAAACAGAAGTAAAATTTCAATCAGCGCAGAAAGTAAAGAGGAAGCAGACAAATTATTTAATGGACTTTCAGCAGGCGGACAAATTGAATTCCCAATTGAAGACAGCCCCTGGGGTTCCTATTTTGGCATGTTTAGAGACAAATACGGTATTGAATGGATGGTAAACTTTGACCCGAGACTAACGGATAAAGAATAA
- a CDS encoding OsmC family protein, with protein sequence MKISASIKSSLQIHEVNVETENNKKSISIAPKIEGYGSSINGGELLFLSLATCFCNDLYREATKKNIKIDSLEIIVSGEFGGEGEAAKNITYKVQVHAKEHSDAQICELIEKVDKIAEIHNTLRQGINVKLII encoded by the coding sequence ATGAAAATTTCTGCCTCAATAAAAAGTTCTCTTCAAATCCACGAAGTGAACGTTGAAACTGAAAACAATAAAAAAAGTATTTCGATTGCTCCAAAAATTGAAGGTTATGGTTCGTCAATTAATGGAGGTGAATTACTTTTCTTATCTCTGGCTACTTGCTTTTGCAATGATTTATATAGAGAGGCAACAAAGAAAAATATAAAAATTGATTCCTTAGAAATTATTGTTTCAGGAGAATTCGGAGGCGAAGGCGAGGCAGCAAAAAATATTACTTATAAAGTCCAAGTTCATGCAAAAGAACATTCGGACGCCCAAATTTGTGAGCTAATTGAGAAAGTTGACAAGATTGCAGAAATTCACAATACTTTACGGCAAGGCATAAATGTTAAATTAATAATCTAA
- a CDS encoding mechanosensitive ion channel family protein, whose amino-acid sequence MDNLDNYSSKFMDWLTTFGPKLIGALLVFIIGLYLINMVSRLLSKGLIKRGLDVSLQSFLGSVVSVGLKILLLISVAGMLGIQTTSFVAVIGALGLAVGLALQGSLANFAGGVLILVFKPFKVGDVIESGGQTGRVQEIQIFNTILLTPENKTVILANGGVSNNTIVNYTRHGNLRVDITMAVAPDSDIEKARSIAMQAIEANRFVLKEPAPSVNVIKVGDGMITFAIRPYAASDDYWDAFFTVQEGVRNAWNKNDVSGPIPTRVIINK is encoded by the coding sequence ATGGATAATCTGGATAATTACTCGTCAAAATTCATGGATTGGCTCACAACCTTCGGTCCAAAACTTATCGGTGCTTTATTAGTCTTTATCATAGGGCTTTATTTAATCAACATGGTGTCACGACTGCTTTCTAAAGGACTAATTAAACGTGGACTTGATGTATCCTTACAATCTTTTCTGGGAAGCGTAGTTAGTGTTGGGTTGAAAATACTGTTGCTTATTTCCGTTGCCGGCATGTTAGGCATTCAAACCACTTCTTTTGTTGCTGTGATTGGTGCCTTAGGTTTAGCTGTAGGTTTGGCTTTGCAGGGATCATTGGCCAATTTTGCAGGCGGCGTTTTAATATTGGTTTTTAAACCTTTTAAAGTCGGAGATGTAATTGAATCCGGCGGTCAAACAGGACGTGTTCAGGAAATCCAGATTTTCAACACTATTTTACTTACGCCTGAAAACAAAACAGTAATACTTGCTAACGGCGGCGTATCAAATAATACAATAGTTAATTATACCCGACACGGGAATCTGCGTGTGGATATTACAATGGCGGTAGCTCCGGACAGTGATATTGAAAAAGCGCGCAGTATTGCTATGCAGGCAATTGAAGCAAACAGATTTGTTTTAAAGGAGCCTGCTCCATCAGTAAATGTAATTAAAGTGGGTGATGGGATGATTACATTTGCAATTCGTCCTTATGCAGCATCTGACGACTACTGGGATGCATTTTTTACAGTACAGGAAGGTGTGAGAAATGCCTGGAATAAAAATGATGTTTCAGGACCAATTCCAACAAGGGTTATTATAAATAAATAA